One genomic segment of Lampris incognitus isolate fLamInc1 chromosome 2, fLamInc1.hap2, whole genome shotgun sequence includes these proteins:
- the LOC130107570 gene encoding pre-miRNA 5'-monophosphate methyltransferase, whose product MAALARGSEGAAAGKADEPGAAPHGNFINYYTFNPPENRLTLIPATLLQDLGCGHSGRATLMLDVGCNSGELSFALYKHLLKKPQSEDGTLRLLGFDLDENLIQRAQQANPLPQNISFIPLDITKDTPGHSQLEDYLKQHSCSHFHLCLCLAVTMWVHLNHGDSALLELLSRLASISQHLLLEAQPWKCYRSAARRLRKLGCSDFDHFKMLRIRGDMAGHAREHLERRCGMELVQSFGSTTWDRQLLLFRRKKD is encoded by the exons ATGGCCGCGCTCGCGCGCGGCTCGGAGGGCGCTGCGGCTGGTAAGGCGGACGAGCCCGGCGCGGCTCCTCACGGGAATTTCATCAACTATTACACGTTTAACCCACCCGAGAACCGCTTAACTCTCATCCCCGCAACGCTGCTTCAGGATTTAGGCTGCGGCCACAGCGGCCGGGCCACGCTGATGCTGGACGTGGGCTGCAATTCGGGG GAGCTGAGTTTTGCCTTATACAAACATCTTTTGAAGAAACCTCAGTCTGAGGATGGGACTCTTCGCCTCCTGGGCTTCGATCTGGACGAGAACCTCATTCAGCGGGCGCAGCAGGCAAACCCATTGCCCCAGAACATCTCCTTCATTCCTCTCGACATCACAAAGGACACTCCAGGTCATAGTCAGCTGGAAGATTACCTCAAACAGCACAGCTGCTCCCACTTCcacctgtgtctgtgtctggctgTTACCATGTGGGTCCACTTGAACCACGGCGACTCTGCGCTGCTGGAGCTCCTCTCTCGCCTGGCCTCCATCAGCCAGCATCTCCTTCTGGAGGCCCAGCCCTGGAAGTGCTACCGCTCAGCAGCCCGGAGATTGCGGAAGCTGGGATGCTCTGACTTTGACCACTTCAAGATGCTGAGGATCCGTGGGGACATGGCAGGGCATGCCAGGGAGCACCTCGAGAGACGCTGTGGCATGGAGCTCGTGCAGAGCTTTGGCAGCACCACCTGGGACCGTCAGCTGCTGCTCTTCAGAAGGAAGAAGGATTGA
- the LOC130107571 gene encoding cytochrome c oxidase assembly protein COX14 homolog translates to MVSGKRLADIGYRAFSASMMLLTLYGGYLCAVRGYRFYEKQKQLQLAAENQDPDIMKD, encoded by the coding sequence ATGGTCTCCGGAAAGCGGCTGGCCGACATCGGCTACAGGGCTTTTTCTGCCTCCATGATGCTGCTGACGCTCTACGGGGGGTACCTGTGTGCGGTGCGGGGATACCGCTTCTACGAAAAACAGAAGCAGCTGCAGCTCGCGGCAGAAAACCAAGATCCGGACATTATGAAAGACTAG